A single window of Arcobacter venerupis DNA harbors:
- a CDS encoding energy transducer TonB, translating to MENKKSLLVILTLTISAHLLLFANLKVEEEVEQQAKPLPQITKINLQNVVIKKPEPVVEPIVEKPVEIKPLPKTESTNKIKEVKKKDFPKKEKKVEKKIEEIKEVKQEINNAVPQMNTSDIKSVEKDIDPSLKDALENEYLAKIRMIIEKNKIYPKSAKRLNQMGKVNVCFVISKDGHIQDIKVVKKSSFERLDEAAIEILTKINSFEPIPEKLNKNSWEITVPIVYQITRS from the coding sequence ATGGAAAACAAAAAAAGTTTATTAGTTATATTAACACTAACAATATCGGCACATTTATTATTATTTGCAAATTTAAAAGTTGAAGAAGAAGTTGAGCAACAAGCAAAACCTCTACCTCAAATAACTAAAATAAATTTACAAAATGTAGTAATAAAAAAACCTGAACCTGTAGTTGAGCCTATTGTAGAAAAACCTGTTGAAATTAAACCTTTACCAAAAACTGAAAGTACAAACAAAATCAAAGAAGTGAAGAAGAAAGACTTTCCAAAAAAAGAGAAAAAGGTTGAAAAAAAAATAGAGGAGATAAAAGAAGTTAAACAGGAAATCAATAATGCTGTTCCACAGATGAATACATCTGATATTAAAAGTGTAGAGAAAGATATTGATCCATCTTTAAAAGATGCATTGGAAAATGAGTATTTAGCAAAAATCAGAATGATAATTGAAAAAAATAAAATTTATCCAAAATCTGCAAAAAGATTAAATCAAATGGGAAAAGTTAATGTTTGTTTTGTTATTTCAAAAGATGGACATATACAAGATATAAAAGTTGTTAAAAAATCAAGCTTTGAAAGACTTGATGAAGCTGCGATTGAAATCTTAACTAAAATAAATAGTTTTGAACCAATCCCAGAAAAATTAAATAAAAATAGTTGGGAAATAACTGTGCCAATTGTTTATCAAATTACAAGGAGCTAA
- a CDS encoding ABC transporter ATP-binding protein, producing MQINKTIIEFKDIVKTYGVGDAKTYALNGVSFTINKGEFIAIMGASGSGKSTSMNMIGCLDKPSSGEYLFNGINVEKLNRNQMALLRRNYLGFVFQGFNLLGRTSALENVELPLIYRKIPSAERKVLALEALKKVGLESVVHHTPAELSGGQQQRVAIARAIVTNPLVLLADEPTGNLDSIKSIEIMNLLKQLNEESGITIIMVTHEEEMAKYANRVIYFRDGHIEDSLKKGFK from the coding sequence ATGCAAATTAATAAAACTATAATTGAGTTTAAAGATATAGTTAAAACTTATGGAGTAGGTGATGCAAAGACATATGCTTTAAATGGAGTAAGTTTTACTATAAATAAAGGCGAATTTATAGCTATTATGGGAGCTAGTGGAAGTGGAAAATCTACTTCTATGAATATGATTGGATGTTTGGATAAACCAAGTAGCGGTGAATATCTTTTTAATGGTATAAATGTAGAAAAATTAAATCGAAACCAAATGGCACTTTTAAGAAGAAACTATTTAGGATTTGTTTTTCAAGGATTCAATCTTTTAGGAAGAACATCAGCTTTAGAAAATGTAGAATTACCATTAATTTATAGAAAAATTCCTTCAGCAGAAAGAAAAGTATTAGCTTTAGAAGCTTTAAAAAAAGTTGGACTTGAAAGTGTTGTTCATCATACTCCAGCAGAGCTCTCAGGAGGTCAACAACAACGTGTTGCAATTGCACGGGCAATTGTTACAAATCCTTTAGTTTTACTTGCTGATGAGCCAACAGGTAATCTTGATAGTATAAAAAGTATAGAGATTATGAATTTATTAAAACAGTTAAATGAAGAATCAGGAATTACAATTATTATGGTAACCCATGAAGAAGAGATGGCAAAATATGCAAATAGAGTTATCTATTTTAGAGATGGACACATTGAAGATAGTTTAAAAAAAGGATTTAAATAA
- a CDS encoding TolC family protein: MRKIIVCSLFCSLAFANNLDILQKDKKATRELEKKSIESNYETNKNDWISPVNLSSSLNRSHSLTSDSDKFTKSVSIGFTQSIYESGGIEFTIQYAKDKLKYDTLTWENENYQILESIYDTLLEISKLKLQIEQSKYKLENKDIELVIKKIQYEAGKTDIVELNNTVMAKNSQFRENISLDNSLKDKEYELSKYTDLKYDEIEILDFKNVSKEDFINKNLDFLQEDSKVEMLNTSYKKAKTNYLPKVSLGANSSYSNVDDLIKNANDDETSTSASLSLSVPLYDYNKSSKLQDAKLEYLKQKSQVNDLKNEIAYDYSQILNQIDTYEKQNKTIEDNIRLYDDLIAANKISNDAGMTSVYDLDILRNTKKVNEYDLQINDINIKLQYSKLYFKIKG; the protein is encoded by the coding sequence TTGCGTAAAATAATAGTATGTTCTTTATTTTGTAGTTTAGCCTTTGCAAATAATTTAGATATTTTGCAAAAGGATAAAAAAGCCACAAGAGAACTTGAAAAAAAATCTATTGAATCTAATTATGAGACAAATAAAAATGATTGGATTTCTCCAGTTAATTTAAGTTCAAGTTTAAATAGAAGTCATTCATTAACAAGTGATAGTGATAAATTCACAAAAAGTGTTTCAATTGGATTTACTCAAAGTATTTATGAATCAGGAGGAATAGAATTCACAATTCAATATGCAAAAGATAAATTAAAGTATGACACTTTAACTTGGGAAAATGAGAATTATCAGATTTTAGAATCAATTTATGATACTTTACTTGAAATATCAAAATTGAAATTACAAATAGAACAAAGTAAATATAAACTTGAAAATAAAGATATAGAATTAGTTATTAAAAAGATTCAATATGAAGCAGGGAAAACTGATATTGTTGAATTAAATAATACTGTAATGGCTAAAAATTCGCAATTTAGAGAAAATATTTCTTTAGATAATTCATTAAAAGATAAAGAGTATGAATTATCAAAATACACGGATTTAAAATATGATGAAATAGAAATTTTAGATTTTAAAAATGTCTCAAAAGAGGATTTCATAAATAAAAATTTAGATTTTTTACAAGAAGACTCAAAAGTTGAAATGTTAAATACAAGTTATAAAAAAGCAAAAACTAATTATCTTCCTAAGGTATCTTTAGGAGCTAATAGTTCATACTCAAATGTTGATGATTTAATTAAAAATGCTAATGATGATGAGACAAGTACAAGTGCTTCCTTAAGTCTATCTGTTCCCTTGTATGACTATAATAAATCAAGCAAACTGCAAGATGCAAAATTAGAATATTTAAAACAAAAAAGTCAAGTTAATGATTTAAAAAATGAGATTGCATATGATTATTCGCAAATTCTAAATCAAATAGATACTTATGAAAAACAAAATAAAACTATTGAAGATAATATCAGATTATATGATGATTTAATTGCAGCAAATAAAATTTCAAATGATGCTGGAATGACTTCTGTTTATGATTTAGATATTTTAAGAAATACAAAAAAAGTAAATGAGTATGATTTACAAATAAATGATATAAATATCAAATTACAATATTCAAAATTATATTTTAAAATAAAAGGCTAA
- a CDS encoding Fur family transcriptional regulator codes for METTQDISFNNFLKNFKNNVSKIGLKNSIQKDYILKILYFSKEHLTAEEISTKIKTNYNVSIGIATVYRAMKFFHDMKLVNQLDIGDGIVRYELNLSEHHDHLICTSCGKIIEFADNLIELNQIKIAEKNNFILKEHVMTIYGTCEKCQN; via the coding sequence ATGGAAACTACACAAGATATCTCATTTAATAATTTTTTAAAAAATTTTAAAAATAATGTTTCTAAAATAGGTTTAAAAAATTCAATACAAAAAGATTATATTTTAAAAATTCTATATTTTTCAAAAGAGCATTTAACAGCAGAAGAAATTTCAACTAAAATCAAAACAAATTACAATGTATCAATAGGAATTGCAACAGTTTATAGAGCAATGAAATTTTTCCATGATATGAAATTAGTAAATCAATTAGATATTGGAGATGGAATAGTAAGATATGAACTAAATCTTTCTGAACATCATGATCATCTTATTTGTACTTCATGTGGTAAGATTATCGAGTTTGCAGATAACTTGATTGAACTAAATCAAATTAAAATTGCAGAAAAAAATAATTTTATTTTAAAAGAACATGTTATGACAATATATGGAACTTGCGAAAAATGCCAAAACTAA
- a CDS encoding efflux RND transporter periplasmic adaptor subunit has translation MQDTQLIQELENYSNKKSKKFYIWIILVLLLASGIAYYFLIYNKENKELMVEYVTKKVTKGDLSVIVSATGNLNPTNSVEIGVEVSGTIKEIYVDFNDEVEVGQVLAKLDTRKLQSEVDGLTAALAIAKANQKESEVTLKNKKLIYDRTAKMFKNSGGKYPSVNELDETKYTYEGALSSLDAVKAKVEQASFNLNTALQNLDKAVVKSSIKGIVLNREVEVGQTLAATMSAPKLFTLAKDLTNMDLIVSIDEADVADVKKDLPVTFTVDAYPNKTFKGKIKQVRLNPVDSNGVVTYETVVGVDNEELLLRPGMTATAKIITKESNDKLIIPNGALRFKPKISTDDKKTTMNFVGPPKRPQGENAAKDLTKRELSPIFILENNQPKRVMVKILDTDGKSTTVESKDLKINDEVITSQKSENAN, from the coding sequence ATGCAAGATACACAATTAATACAAGAATTAGAAAATTATAGTAACAAAAAATCAAAAAAATTTTATATTTGGATTATTTTAGTTTTACTTTTAGCTTCAGGAATTGCATATTATTTTCTAATATATAATAAAGAAAATAAAGAATTAATGGTTGAGTATGTTACAAAAAAAGTAACAAAAGGTGATTTATCAGTTATTGTAAGTGCAACTGGAAATTTAAATCCAACAAATAGTGTTGAAATCGGGGTTGAAGTATCAGGAACTATTAAAGAGATATATGTAGATTTTAATGATGAAGTAGAAGTAGGACAAGTATTAGCAAAACTTGATACTAGAAAATTACAATCAGAAGTTGATGGATTAACAGCAGCTCTTGCAATTGCAAAAGCTAATCAAAAAGAGAGTGAAGTTACTTTAAAAAACAAAAAATTAATTTATGATAGAACAGCAAAAATGTTTAAAAATTCAGGAGGGAAATATCCTTCTGTAAATGAACTAGATGAAACAAAATATACATATGAAGGTGCTCTTTCAAGTTTAGATGCAGTAAAAGCAAAAGTTGAACAAGCCTCATTTAATTTAAATACAGCATTACAAAATTTAGATAAAGCAGTTGTAAAATCTTCTATAAAAGGAATAGTTTTAAATAGAGAAGTTGAAGTGGGACAAACTCTAGCTGCAACAATGTCTGCACCAAAACTATTTACTTTGGCAAAAGATTTAACAAATATGGATTTAATTGTTAGTATTGATGAAGCAGATGTTGCAGATGTTAAAAAAGATTTACCTGTAACTTTTACAGTTGATGCTTATCCAAATAAAACATTTAAAGGAAAAATCAAACAAGTTAGATTAAATCCAGTTGATTCAAATGGAGTAGTTACTTATGAAACAGTTGTTGGCGTAGATAATGAAGAATTACTTTTGCGACCAGGAATGACTGCGACTGCAAAAATTATTACAAAAGAGAGTAACGACAAATTAATTATTCCAAATGGTGCATTAAGGTTTAAACCAAAGATTTCAACAGATGATAAAAAAACTACAATGAATTTTGTAGGCCCTCCGAAACGACCTCAAGGTGAAAATGCAGCAAAAGATTTAACTAAAAGAGAGCTTTCACCTATTTTTATTTTAGAAAATAATCAACCAAAAAGAGTAATGGTAAAAATATTAGACACAGATGGAAAATCAACAACTGTTGAATCAAAAGATTTAAAAATAAATGATGAGGTTATCACTTCACAAAAGAGTGAAAATGCAAATTAA
- a CDS encoding ferritin-like domain-containing protein: MEENIDEAILISARVDVNSQIPINSQILRIAVYDEFKAYETYTKIIEKFGLIQPFVNIKEAEAIHYTALINLMEKYGVEVPINNWASKIEIPNTIIECCEMGVAAEINNIAMYNNLLSFTVENDIKDTLFKLQAASFNNHLPAFRNCVLNHYNNGNNTNINQENIMEKLGEYQVILDDIMNGNVDESSMSKIFSKLNLNMLSGAAVGAATIALLNNYLSKKTIKEEEE; the protein is encoded by the coding sequence ATGGAAGAAAATATTGATGAAGCAATATTAATATCTGCAAGAGTTGATGTTAATAGTCAAATTCCTATTAACTCTCAGATTCTTAGAATTGCTGTTTATGATGAATTTAAAGCTTACGAAACTTATACAAAAATAATTGAAAAATTTGGTTTAATACAACCTTTTGTAAATATAAAAGAAGCAGAAGCAATTCATTATACTGCACTTATAAATTTGATGGAAAAATATGGTGTTGAAGTTCCTATAAATAATTGGGCTTCAAAAATTGAAATACCAAATACAATAATAGAATGTTGTGAAATGGGCGTTGCAGCTGAAATAAACAATATTGCTATGTACAATAATTTACTTAGTTTTACTGTAGAAAATGATATAAAAGATACACTTTTCAAACTTCAAGCAGCCTCTTTTAATAATCATTTACCTGCATTTAGAAATTGTGTTTTAAATCATTATAATAATGGGAATAATACAAATATTAATCAAGAAAATATTATGGAAAAACTTGGTGAATATCAAGTTATTTTAGATGATATTATGAATGGAAATGTTGATGAAAGCTCAATGTCAAAAATATTTTCAAAATTAAATCTAAATATGCTCAGTGGTGCGGCTGTTGGTGCTGCTACTATTGCACTTTTAAATAATTACCTTTCAAAAAAAACTATTAAAGAAGAAGAGGAGTAA
- a CDS encoding ABC transporter permease, whose translation MLINAFLIAIKEIRRNILRSFLTILGIVIGVASVIAMVMIGDGTTANVKQSISKLGTNMLTLRVGQERRGAPRDDNSAKPFTNEDISAIKNEIQNIKAVAAENSSKMNIVYGNKSNSSSVIGTSNDYFIIKDWELTDGRTFDDTELNSGKTSCIIGTTIVKQLFEDENPIGADIRLKNISCNVIGILKSKGAAAFGNDQDEIVIVPLKMFQRKIKGDKDISSILISITEGKYIEDAKTDITSLMQERRAIKVGEADNFHIRDMEDLLSTMTSTTKMLTYLLGSIAAISLLVGGIGIMNIMLVSVTERTREIGTRLAIGAMENEVLLQFLVEAVVLATLGGIIGIVFGMGIGYIVVHSMDLPFIINNQIIMISFFFSTLIGVVFGYFPARKAARLNPIDALRYE comes from the coding sequence ATGTTAATAAATGCTTTTTTAATAGCGATAAAAGAGATTAGAAGAAATATATTAAGATCATTTCTTACTATTCTTGGTATTGTAATAGGTGTTGCATCTGTAATTGCTATGGTTATGATTGGAGATGGAACAACAGCAAATGTAAAACAAAGTATTTCAAAACTTGGAACAAATATGTTAACTCTTAGAGTTGGACAAGAAAGACGTGGCGCTCCAAGAGATGATAATAGTGCAAAACCATTTACAAATGAAGATATAAGCGCCATAAAAAATGAAATCCAAAATATAAAAGCAGTTGCCGCAGAAAATTCTAGTAAGATGAATATTGTTTATGGAAATAAAAGTAATAGTAGTTCAGTTATTGGTACAAGTAATGATTATTTTATAATAAAAGATTGGGAGTTAACAGATGGTAGAACTTTTGATGATACAGAATTAAATAGTGGAAAAACTTCTTGTATTATAGGAACTACTATTGTAAAACAACTTTTTGAAGATGAAAACCCAATTGGAGCGGATATCAGACTTAAAAATATCTCTTGTAACGTAATTGGTATTTTAAAATCAAAAGGTGCTGCAGCTTTTGGGAATGATCAAGATGAAATAGTAATAGTTCCTTTAAAAATGTTCCAAAGAAAAATAAAAGGAGATAAAGATATTTCATCTATTCTTATTTCAATAACTGAGGGTAAATATATTGAAGATGCAAAAACAGATATTACATCTTTAATGCAAGAAAGAAGAGCTATAAAAGTTGGAGAAGCTGATAACTTTCATATTAGAGATATGGAAGACTTATTATCAACAATGACTTCTACAACAAAAATGTTAACTTATCTTTTAGGTTCAATTGCAGCTATTTCTTTACTTGTTGGTGGAATTGGAATTATGAATATTATGTTAGTTTCAGTAACAGAAAGAACAAGGGAAATAGGGACAAGACTTGCAATTGGTGCGATGGAAAATGAAGTCTTGCTACAATTTTTAGTTGAAGCAGTTGTTTTAGCAACTCTTGGTGGAATTATTGGGATTGTATTTGGCATGGGAATTGGATATATAGTTGTTCATTCAATGGATTTACCATTTATTATAAATAATCAGATAATTATGATTTCATTCTTCTTCTCAACTTTAATTGGTGTTGTATTTGGTTATTTCCCAGCTAGAAAAGCTGCTAGATTAAATCCAATTGATGCTTTAAGATATGAATAA
- a CDS encoding heavy metal translocating P-type ATPase yields the protein MKNKFIKVHQTAFRVRYKLFLLKEKYIDEEILKNYFKKINDIKSVRINKEAFSIIFELKNDITTKIEEILNTLTVEELLKSCQEEVAAVCVSCVSSEEPSLKGIIRAGSALVAERFITNNALKAGITTAASVPLLIEGSKELLKEGLTSKVLESAAVAISIYRKDYLAANSTNAMLELGEYIEETTVHKSDDLLKELSKPNVEEAWIEKKIDDKITEILVKSSEIKVGDIVVVGIGNTIPVDGHIVEGTGSVNQVSMTGEAEPVVKYRGDRVISGTIVEEGRFRIWAEHVGSDTATQRIKHYIENSLNEKSSVQLKANKLANKLVPVTLGLAGVSYIFAKDFERVASILQADYSCALKLATPVAFKSTISKAGHNGIMIKGAKSIEALSNADTFVFDKTGTLTGGELEVICVESYDDNWSEDQLLNLTASTEEHYFHPVAEAVVKAAIQRGFVHMHHEEVEFIVAHGVKTEVKGKSVIIGSRHFLEDDEKIDFTEHKDKIENSLRDGRTLLYIGYNGKLLGTITLADELRQNSKEAISRLKKLGVKNIIMLTGDTKQKAQMIANELGIDEVRAELLPQDKANIVKELMKQGRKVAFIGDGINDAPALISAHVGISMSRGADIAKATADISLLKDDIMAVVEAKEYANKTMNLINNNFNATVGINSCILAGATFGLFSPIVTAVLHNGTTIGLLFNSIKGVKI from the coding sequence ATGAAAAACAAATTTATAAAAGTACATCAAACTGCTTTTAGAGTTCGATATAAACTTTTTTTATTAAAAGAGAAATATATTGATGAAGAGATTTTAAAAAACTATTTTAAGAAAATTAATGATATTAAAAGTGTTAGAATAAATAAAGAAGCTTTTAGTATTATTTTTGAACTAAAAAATGATATTACAACTAAAATTGAAGAGATTTTAAACACTCTTACGGTTGAAGAGTTATTAAAATCGTGTCAAGAAGAAGTTGCCGCTGTTTGTGTATCTTGTGTAAGTAGTGAAGAACCATCTCTAAAAGGAATTATTAGAGCTGGTAGCGCTTTAGTTGCTGAAAGATTTATTACTAATAATGCACTAAAAGCTGGAATTACAACAGCTGCATCTGTTCCTTTATTGATTGAGGGTTCAAAAGAATTATTAAAAGAGGGATTAACTTCAAAAGTTTTAGAAAGTGCAGCTGTCGCTATTTCAATATACAGAAAAGATTATTTAGCTGCAAACTCTACAAATGCAATGCTTGAACTTGGTGAATATATTGAAGAGACAACTGTTCATAAAAGTGATGATTTATTGAAAGAACTTTCAAAACCTAATGTTGAAGAAGCATGGATTGAAAAAAAGATTGATGATAAAATCACAGAAATTTTAGTAAAAAGTTCTGAAATCAAAGTTGGTGATATTGTTGTTGTTGGAATTGGAAATACTATTCCTGTTGATGGACATATAGTTGAGGGAACGGGAAGTGTAAATCAAGTTTCAATGACAGGAGAAGCTGAACCTGTAGTAAAATATAGAGGTGATAGAGTTATTTCTGGAACAATTGTCGAAGAGGGAAGATTTAGAATTTGGGCTGAACATGTGGGTTCTGATACAGCAACTCAAAGAATCAAACACTATATAGAAAACTCTTTAAATGAAAAATCATCGGTTCAACTAAAAGCAAATAAACTTGCAAATAAATTAGTTCCTGTTACTTTAGGACTTGCTGGTGTTTCATATATTTTTGCAAAAGATTTTGAAAGGGTTGCTTCCATTTTACAAGCTGATTATTCATGTGCTTTAAAACTTGCAACTCCAGTTGCTTTTAAATCAACTATTTCAAAAGCTGGTCATAATGGAATTATGATTAAAGGTGCTAAATCTATTGAAGCTTTAAGTAATGCGGACACTTTTGTATTTGATAAAACAGGAACGCTAACAGGTGGAGAACTTGAAGTAATTTGTGTAGAATCTTATGATGACAATTGGAGTGAAGATCAACTTTTAAATCTAACAGCATCAACAGAAGAACACTATTTTCATCCAGTTGCAGAAGCTGTTGTGAAAGCAGCTATTCAAAGAGGTTTTGTACATATGCACCATGAAGAAGTTGAATTCATTGTAGCTCATGGTGTAAAAACTGAAGTAAAAGGAAAATCTGTAATTATTGGAAGTAGACACTTTTTAGAAGATGATGAGAAAATTGATTTTACTGAACACAAAGATAAAATTGAAAACTCATTAAGAGATGGAAGAACTCTACTTTACATAGGTTACAATGGAAAACTTTTAGGAACAATTACCTTAGCTGATGAGTTAAGACAAAATTCTAAAGAAGCAATTTCAAGATTAAAAAAACTTGGTGTAAAAAATATCATAATGCTAACAGGTGATACAAAACAAAAAGCACAAATGATAGCAAATGAGTTAGGAATTGATGAAGTAAGAGCTGAACTTTTACCTCAAGATAAAGCAAATATTGTAAAAGAGTTAATGAAACAAGGTAGAAAAGTAGCCTTCATCGGTGATGGAATAAATGATGCTCCTGCATTAATATCTGCTCATGTGGGGATTTCTATGAGTAGAGGTGCAGATATTGCAAAAGCGACCGCTGATATTAGTTTATTAAAAGATGATATTATGGCTGTAGTTGAGGCAAAAGAGTATGCAAATAAAACAATGAATTTAATAAATAATAACTTTAATGCAACTGTTGGTATAAACTCTTGTATTCTAGCTGGTGCGACATTTGGTCTATTTTCTCCAATAGTTACAGCAGTACTACATAATGGGACAACCATTGGATTATTATTCAATTCTATAAAAGGTGTAAAAATCTAA
- a CDS encoding YtxH domain-containing protein, whose amino-acid sequence MNNQNTPNPQTKTQYDINIENSRPKNNQTGVNINQNPYINQNVNPLQNPQQVIPTQNGFNNGDFIKGALLGAALTYFLTNKNAQDGLFKAFGKGSELFSAGIEELKERYEDAKAQMQAQQEQ is encoded by the coding sequence ATGAATAATCAAAATACTCCTAATCCTCAAACTAAAACACAATATGATATAAATATTGAAAATAGTAGACCTAAAAATAATCAAACTGGTGTTAATATAAATCAAAATCCTTATATAAACCAAAACGTTAATCCTTTACAAAATCCACAACAAGTAATACCTACACAAAATGGATTTAATAATGGTGATTTTATAAAAGGTGCTTTACTTGGTGCTGCATTAACTTATTTTCTTACTAATAAAAATGCTCAAGATGGTTTATTTAAAGCTTTTGGAAAAGGAAGTGAACTTTTTAGTGCAGGAATTGAAGAGCTAAAAGAGCGATATGAAGATGCAAAAGCTCAAATGCAAGCACAACAAGAACAGTAA
- a CDS encoding ankyrin repeat domain-containing protein, protein MSNNHLLDKNLNAQIVANIFSSLVSGEKWDMLIEMFSLNILNINSRDYRGRNALYWAIQKNRIDTIKKLLELNISTEVSPNLSAINFAVYQDNIKVIKCLKNCGININESDDINSTPLIYAILYDKPNSAKYLIENGANIEHEDFLGNSAIKLAKNLKIDFLIEKFKEFNV, encoded by the coding sequence ATGTCAAATAATCATCTTCTTGATAAAAACTTAAATGCACAAATAGTTGCAAATATTTTTTCTTCTCTTGTAAGTGGTGAAAAATGGGATATGTTGATTGAAATGTTTAGCCTAAATATCTTAAATATTAATTCAAGAGATTATAGAGGAAGAAATGCATTATATTGGGCTATCCAAAAAAATAGAATAGATACTATTAAAAAACTACTTGAATTAAATATCTCTACGGAAGTATCACCTAATCTATCTGCTATTAATTTTGCAGTTTATCAAGATAATATAAAAGTGATTAAATGTCTCAAAAATTGTGGAATTAATATAAATGAAAGTGATGATATAAACTCAACACCATTAATCTATGCCATTTTATATGATAAACCAAATAGTGCTAAATACTTAATAGAAAATGGGGCAAATATAGAACATGAAGATTTTTTGGGAAATAGTGCTATAAAATTAGCAAAAAATCTAAAAATTGATTTTTTAATTGAGAAATTCAAAGAATTTAATGTATAA